The Pararhizobium sp. IMCC21322 sequence TATTGAAATCGAAATTTACGAACTCGATAGCCTGAAAGAGCTGGCGTATCAGTTTGTAGAAGAAGGACTGTTTGGCGACATCCCTGAACGCATCCAGCACTATCTGGATTATGACGCTATCGCTCGCGATTTAGGTATCGATTACAGCGAAACAACAATCAACAGCACGAACCTGATTTACAGGTGCGCTTGATGGCGTCCTTAAGCCCCTGCACTGTCGGGGGTTTTGGGATGCAATCACGCATCATTTAATCCATTTATCAAAAAGGAAAATTATCATAGAGTTACAACATATTGACCTAAGCCAACTTAAAACGACAAAATTGAATGTCCGTAAAATCGGCGCAAAAGAAATTGATGATCTTGTACCAAGCATTCAATCTCTTGGTATTATTCAGCCGCTATTGGTGCGCAAGAATTGCGAGGGCTTCGAAGTCGTTGCGGGACAGCGCCGCTTTCACGCCTTAAGCAAGATTGCCGAAACAGGCGCTGTAGAACCTGTACCTTGCATTGTCATGCAGGACAGTGATGATGCCAAAGCAATTGAGGCGTCTTTAGCTGAAAACATTGCCCGTCTGCCAATGAGAGAAATTGACCAGTACAAAGCGTTTTCTGCCCTGTCCAAAAAAGGGACAGGCGTTGAAGATATTGCCGCGCAATTTGGAATTACCGACAGGCAGGTCAAACAGCGTCTTGCCCTTGGTAATTTATACGCGCCGATTTTAACCGCCTATGAAAAACAGGAAATAGGCGTCGATACAATCCGCTCCCTAACCTTGGCAACGCCGAAGCAGCAAAAAGCATGGTGGCAATTGTTCAAGAGCGACGAATACGCGCCCCAATTTCACGCGCTGAAAGCTTGGCTTTTTGGTGGGGCGAATATCCCGCTTGAAAATGCGTTGTTTGATGTCGCGGATTATAAGGGGCAGATTATTTCCGACCTTTTTGGGGAGGAAAGCTATTTTGATGACGCAGAGAAATTCTGGGCGCTTCAAAACCAAGCCATTGCCAAGCTGAAACAGGGTTTTCTGGATGAAGGCTGGCAGGAGGTGACTATCCTTGATGTCGGAGAGTTTTATTACAGATGGGATCACGCTGAAACGGATAAAGACAATGGCGGCAGGGTCTATATTTCTGTCAGCAAGCTAGGTGAAGTCTCCCAGCATGTCGGTTATGTCACCCAAAAAGAAGCCAAGCGCAAACAGCAAGAGCAGAGCGGCGAAACGCCCGTATCCAAAAACGGCGAACTCACCAAGTCCATGCAGAATTATCTGGCCTTGCATCGCCATAGCGCGGTGAGAACCGAACTCCTGTCACATCAGGGCATTGCCCTGCGTTTGGCAGTGGCGCAGATCATAGCGGGATCTTCGCTTTGGAGTGTTCAGGCCGACCCGCAAAAGGCCAATACGGACGCCATTGGCGAAAGCCTTGCAACCAATAAGGCGGAAAGCGTGTTTCAGGCCGAACGCGAACGGGTACAGAACCTGTTAGGCCTGTCTGGTGAAGACGGCGAACCCATCGTACCGCGCAAAACCGATTGGGGTAAAAGTCCTGATCTTTACGCCATAGTCGCCAAGCTGCTGGAACTGGACGATGCCAGCGTCAATCTGGTTTTGACCTTTATCGTTGCCGAAACCCTGCCAAGCGGTTCTGCCCTTGTCGAAGTTTTGGGCGAAAAACTGGCGGTGAACATGGCAGATCATTGGCAACCGGATCAAACCTTCTTTGATCTCTTGCGCGAGAAGCAAGCACTCAATGCCATGGTTAAACAAGTGGCAGGCAAAGACACAGCAGACGCACATGTTGCGTCAACCGCCAAAGTCCAGAAGCAGATCATTCAGGACGGCTTGAGCGGCAAGCGCAAGAATGGCAAGCAGGACTGGCAATCGGGCTATATGAGTTTCCCCATGACCGCGTACACCAAAAAGGGCGGCATCGAAGCCTTGGACAGCCGCAAAGCCCTCAAGAAGCTGTTTAAATAGCCGCCACTAAATAAAAACCGCCCGTTGGTTTCGACCAACGGGCGGTTCTCTGCATCCGCAGTAAAAGCAAGTTTTTATGAATTTTTCCGATTTTGCGCGCCATGTAGAATGCGTCCAATGACAGCAATTTGTTTTTCAACCCGGTATAGAATGATGTGTTTTCCATGCACAAATTGGAACGTGCGTTTAGAATAGGCACGACCTATTTTATGGTTGTCACCAATGATTTCAAAAACGGCATCAAGTTCATGCAGATATTTATCTGCCTGCCCTTCGCCGAACGTTTTAAATGTGTGCGTGTAAATATCTTTGAGGTCGCGTTCTGCCCGCCGGGATAGTCTATGCGCCATCCCTGATATCGGCTTTTGCCTCTGCAATGATATCACTCATTGACTTGTCGCTGACACCGCTTGAAAAACCTTCTTCAATGGCATCTTCCAGAGCCTGACGCTTTTCTTCGGTTGAAAGCTTATCAAAGGCGCGTTTTTGCGCATCCGTCGGCACAGCCCACGGATAAACGTTAATTTGAATTGTCTCTAGAACATCGTCTT is a genomic window containing:
- a CDS encoding ParB/RepB/Spo0J family partition protein encodes the protein MDLSQLKTTKLNVRKIGAKEIDDLVPSIQSLGIIQPLLVRKNCEGFEVVAGQRRFHALSKIAETGAVEPVPCIVMQDSDDAKAIEASLAENIARLPMREIDQYKAFSALSKKGTGVEDIAAQFGITDRQVKQRLALGNLYAPILTAYEKQEIGVDTIRSLTLATPKQQKAWWQLFKSDEYAPQFHALKAWLFGGANIPLENALFDVADYKGQIISDLFGEESYFDDAEKFWALQNQAIAKLKQGFLDEGWQEVTILDVGEFYYRWDHAETDKDNGGRVYISVSKLGEVSQHVGYVTQKEAKRKQQEQSGETPVSKNGELTKSMQNYLALHRHSAVRTELLSHQGIALRLAVAQIIAGSSLWSVQADPQKANTDAIGESLATNKAESVFQAERERVQNLLGLSGEDGEPIVPRKTDWGKSPDLYAIVAKLLELDDASVNLVLTFIVAETLPSGSALVEVLGEKLAVNMADHWQPDQTFFDLLREKQALNAMVKQVAGKDTADAHVASTAKVQKQIIQDGLSGKRKNGKQDWQSGYMSFPMTAYTKKGGIEALDSRKALKKLFK
- a CDS encoding type II toxin-antitoxin system RelE/ParE family toxin, which produces MAHRLSRRAERDLKDIYTHTFKTFGEGQADKYLHELDAVFEIIGDNHKIGRAYSKRTFQFVHGKHIILYRVEKQIAVIGRILHGAQNRKNS